The nucleotide sequence TCTCCATGTAGAATTCTTCTTGTATGCATATAATGTACAGCTAACACTAGTTAACTGAACAGACAGAGTTAATTACCTTGATTTTAGATCTTCATGTAGAATTCTTCTTGTATGCATATAATGAACAGCTAACACTAGTTAACTGAACAGACAGAGTTACTTACCttgatttaacatttctatatatatagctatgtaGAATTCTTCTTGTATGCATATAGTGCACAGCTAACATTAACTGAACAGACAGAGTTACTTACCTTGATTTAAGATCTCTATGTAGACTTCTTCTTGTATGCATATAATGAACAGCTAACACTAGTTAACTGAACAGACAGAGTTACTTACCTTGATTTAAGATCTCTATGTAGAATTCTTCTTGTATGCATATAGTGCACAGCTAACATTAACTGAACAGACAGAGTTACTTACCTTGATTTAAGATCTCTATGTAGACTTCTTCTTGTATGCATATAATGAACAGCTAACACTAGTTAACTGAACAGACAGAGTTAATTACCTTGATTTAAGATCTCCATGTAGAATTCTTCTTGTATGCATATAATGAACAGCTAACACTAGTTAACTGAGCAGACAGAGTTACTAACCTTGATTTAAGATCTCTATGTAGAATTCTTCTTGTATGCATATAATGAACAGCTAACACTAACTGAACAAACCAATCTAATATTGTTTTCTCTTCTAAGCTTTTCTTTGATTTGGCTAATTCGTTTATTTTAGCATCTAAATCACCACCCTGAAATATAATTTAAACCATGATATTAGACTTCTTCATCCAGATTTTCCATGAATCAAATTCATTTCCAAACAGTTACATACATTTGCTAATGATGTTAGGAAAAATGTATAAGAGAAGTCAAAGAAGTAGATTGGATCAGGGtacattttataagtttttttcaaattagaaagtattttttttcctCTGTGGAAATGTCAGGTGATACTTATACACTTAAGCAACCACATTCATAAACACAAATGGTTTAATTACTCGAGATAGATGTAGCAGACCTTTCACCAAAGAAATAACAACATTCTAAAATATCTCAGAAATTTCAAAATCTACTGTCATTTGACGGTAGATGATAAAAAATTGGAAACAAGAAATTTGTAGATCTACAtagtagttttctcgtttgaaatgttttacatttgtcatttcggggccttttatagttgactatgtggtatgagctttgctcattgttggaggctgtACGGTGACGtcgcctatagttgttaatttctgtttcatttggtctcttgtggacaattttctcattggcaattataccacatcttcttttttatagtcttATTGAAACTCTGCACATACTAATTAAGGAATTGGTAACATGAGTTTTGTAGATGACACATTCTATCAGCATTGATCAGTATTAAAAGGGAACTGTGATTATACAATGTAGCAATTATATAAGTGGAATAAGCAAACTTGAAGTAATTAGTAATCTATACAAACTGTATCATTCTGATATGATCACAgaaatttaaatatctttttgcACAATAAATTGTATTATTCATTGACTATTTAAAACAATGAAGTAAAGTATTAAAAAGTGTCATGTTTCACAGTTCATTTAAATGTATCTAATATTTATACATTGATATGTGCATCTAATGTAAATTCCCTTCATATTATTTAAAGTCAGAATTAATGATGCAAATCAGACTTAAAGGTACAaatacaacataaataaataattgaggAACAggaaaaacatataaaatcaaaaattttagATACATGCCGGatcacatttaacataatttaCTGAAAAGTATTAGCTATTTATAAGTTAGAGGATTTTGAATTTGAAAGGCTCTAAAGTAAATGAACAAATCTAAATTCAAATGATTTGTCATAAGATATAAAGCTACCTCATGTTCATCCAAAGTTGTGTTGTTTACTGTATACATTTGTACCAACATAAGCCAGTATCACAAATGATAGGACATAAACTCATTAATAAGACTGACAAAAAGTTATTACCTCACAGTATTCTGTAACAATACAGAATGATTCTCCATCAATAAAACTGTCATGGAATTTAACAATCCCTGGGTGATTCAGTTTAGACAACACTTTAGCTTCACTCACTGCATCTACTGTTTCATCAGGGGCTAACTCTCCCACAGATATCTCCTTTAAAACTTTCCTGAAAATCAGAACGCATTTTATTTAAAACACTTAAAAGTCAAACTGGACAAACACTTCCACTGTATAACATTTATAATATGTGGATTTGCAAATACTTGAACTTAGcaatttttatatagtttttgttgccatggaaactttAAACTATTGGAAATTTACTAAAGTTTGCCTCATCATTTCAACTAGAAATGTTTGAAAGAGATTGACCAAGTTTATATGGCTGTCACTCTGACGAAGGGTAAAAGTCATTTGAAACAAGTTTCtagtaattttaattgttactgaAATTAGTGTGCTGGtcccagtcaggagcctctacttttgttagtctttttttaatattagttCATTAATACATATGTAAAATGCTTCAGAGTACAATGTATAGTGTGACGtttatttttactgaactagtacacttttgtttaggagccagcagAATCCCACAtccaggtgcaggattttcttgcggtgttgaaaacccattggaggCCTTGtgctattttctgctctttggtcaggttgttatctctttgacatataacccatttccattctcaattttatcctttATACTTTCAAAAGTAcatgttttgcaaaaaaataTAGCATTTGGTTAGTTATCCTCTAGatctatgtacaatgtatttgCTTACCATGCTTATAACTCTTTTTCCATAAATTTACAATTGACAAGCAAATCCAATATGTGAATGTTCTGATATAAGATCATATAAGTTCTTTTATCAGGGACAATAATTATGATAATTGAAAACATTCTTCCTGAAgggaaaaatcattttttttaagattttattgTAAAGCAACGCTCAGACACATAAATGTGTAACATGAGGTACATATATACAATGGTAAACATGATTTATAATACaaaggtaacattaaaaaaaaacaaaataaaataaaataaatcaagagACATTTAAATCTGTTGAAAGTTTTGACAAAGAATATTACGCATCGAAAACAGTTATATTACGTCTCATTTTGTACTTAAAAAATCCATTATTTCTTATggaattataaaataataatatcagAGTAAAATAAGTTAAATTGATAAGATACacttgaagtaaaaaaaaaagttaaatagatagatataaatgtttttggatcaaattacaaatcaaattcattttagaagtatcaaaattatcaacaacaaatttcaaaatagttAGTATTTTCCATTAATTTCTTATACAATGTATTGCCaactacggtgacctatagttgttaatgtttgtgtgtcattttggtcttttgtggatagttgtctcactggcaatcataccacatgtcatcttcttttttatatatacaatgtacatatattcatTAAGAATGAagcaaaacaataaatatgaaaatgcttATAATCTCAGAGAACAGAAACACTTAACTTACATGTCtaagatacattttgtacatgtacaatgtaatagAAACTTTTGTTGCAAACTTCAACTGAGCTCagcgaaaaaaattaaaaaaaattgaggctTAATTATCAAAAGTTGAGGACAACTCAATCTTTAGGGGGGCATACAAAATTTTAAGACTGGTATCTACATGATGAGTTTGTGACTATTTAACCGttttattatttatcaaagaaaagaaattatCTTTAATCAATAATAATTCAATTATGAAAACCATTCTGATTGTATGATTTATTGTTTctcattaaaaaagaaataattaagtTCCATGGTGCATGTTTGAtcattttttcatgaaaatatttcaattatgaaCAAAGAACACCTGGACAATAAGATGTTGCTTTTGAAGGTTGGAAGAAACAAACAAAAGTTTATGGAAAGAGACTTCTTTACGATACCTTCATGATGaataaaaattcttgccaaatgaagttcaaagtttatttttgttgcatgATGATAAAATGTGTATTTTCTTATCGACGATAAAAATTGGAAAGATTTTGACAAATCgtgttaatttttttccaaaactaaacatgctaaaggtaaagataattatttgagacctctgacaaatCAATTTGACGTAAACAGTAGCAGAAAAATTAAGTTTGACAGTAAACGAATTACCACCCTCTGTTTACAGCATGAGCACAGAGTTACAGCTACTAATATGTGGGTGAATTTTAATTATTAATCTTTAAACTGCACTGTTAAGTAAGCATTATATAACTGCTTCAGATATAAAACTTACAAATCTGATTCTCCTTCAGCTACTCTGGTTTTCAGTCGACGATCTCGTACTAAGAAAGCTGTTCCAAAGTTCCCTTTCCCAAGTCGCTTAATAGTTTCATATCTATTGCAATATATTCTagcttttttcttttcttttgtattattttgtttgaaagacATTATGAACAATAGTTTTCCTGTCAATTTTATGTGATTCACGAAGAATCATGTCCTTGTTATAATATATTATAGTTCTTAGTTCGTAGTTTTAACTAAAATGGAATTATAAATGAGATTAGTACATGATGACAAGGTTGTCACAAGTAAACAACGCATGTTTTTGCTAATAAAGTGTCAACTTCGTATTCGTCTGTCGTAAGACGGCCATGTTGGCGTCGTTCGTTACTCAACAGATCAACTTCTGATCACTGTTAATTCACTTGCACTTTAAAATTGAAACTAGTTTTAGGCAAGGAAAGGGATAGCACTTTAAGAAATAGCTCAGTTGTTCTCCTGACATCAAACTTGTGGTTTTCTAAGATACAAACAAAGTTTGGTTTAATCGTGCAGGTGCCCGTCTTGTGAAATGCATTGTGGGGTAATTTACAGTTTCTCTAAAAACTTTCTAACGAAGAGAATATTTCACGATTACAGGATACCAGTCATTTCACATTTCCGGAAACGGAAATGAAATAATTGAGGGAAAATCTCAGGATGCATCTAGGGAGAATCTCTTCATTATAAGAAATAGTTTCGCGTTTTTTATGCAATTAGAAAATAATGTATATTTGGATGACAAAATTATAACTCTCTACTTTCATGTATGCATCAGAAttctcttttttttccttttctatcGAAAACGAAAAATGAATTAGGAAaaaatttactattttatttttcgtttttgttaaaaaaaaaaagaagagaattcCGATTTTCTGTCGCTGATGTTGGTTGAATTACTTGGAAAGAAGATGTAGCCGAAGGCGTCTGTTGTAGCCCCTTATTGGTAGAAGCGGTTTTTACCTCTGGTACGGCTATACGGTTTGGCGTCAGATATTGGTGCCAATCTATGTCTATTAGATCATGTTGTATCATTTAAACAGCATGCAAAGCCTATTTTGTTTCCTGCAGTCTTCAAGACTTTCTCATTTCAATGATTTTACCATGATTCCTAGCATACACAACCAGATCTACATCTACATAGGTAATCCGTAAAGAGTCGGTTGACTCATTACAGGAATGTATTAACATTAAAGTTGTGTCATCCAAAATATGCTCTTTTAAAATCATATGTACTGGTTCCAGTGCAGATGCAAACCATTGTGTGCTGATTTACGGATATCTGTGTGCTATGAGGTTGGTCTTGAATGCCTCATAGTCACAAAGTGTTACAAAACTTTGGTTACATGATttgtgtaatgttgtttttttgacatttttagtttttgttggTCTCGAACAACACTGTTGATTCAAAATAACATCTATGCCGTATAACAtgttttccttttgaatttttttttttaaatatgttactTTCACGCTGATCAAATGTTCTGCGCGGATATAGTTCCCTCCGAGATATCTGGCAGACATCATAAACTGTGTTTTCACCATAGCATAAGTTTAGTTGATTTGACTGATGAATCATATAGAAAAATCTTGGTAGGTTTGATTTTTCACGCATGCATTTTAGTCGATACATTTAGGCTGGTGAAAGGTTAGTAGTCAAATGTATCCTTAGCTTAGAAGAGCTTGCTTCACAACTAAACTTGCACACTATATAACATATTTTACTTATACTTTCGTTGATAAATCAGACATTACCAAGAAATGTAGTGGTCCCACATCCACCAGACAAAACATTTGGCCATATTTTAAAGTTAACTTATTgccatcagtggcggatccagggggggggggggggggggtccgggggtgcgcaccccccccctttatttttgccgatcaatgcatttgtatcgggacatatgttttgcaccccccctgcaccccccctttgccctgggttagcacccccttTCGAAAaatcctgcatccgcccctggccatgtaaatatttttacaaattcatACATAAGCATGTAGAGGTTGAAATTCAACGTATGATTCCGTGTGCAAGAATTGGATATTTGGGAAGAGGGGCGGATGTCGATCAATATAAATGTACTAATACTTGAGACGTTCGTCTCGTCTGTCTACACACAACTCACCAATGACACTCGAATCAAACCAACTGGCTCCCCAGATATATCAGATAACAAACAGTGGTACTCAACCAGTGGTTGTATAAATTCATCAGATACAAGGCTGATAATTTACGAGAAAAGAAACATCAGTGATATTTCTTGATGGCAGAGGAAGGTTGAATTTTGGCCAGTGATAATCTCGAGACGATTTAAACAGTCTATCGAATCATTGGTTGTACGAActcatcaaatatatataaagataaggaaatgtggaatgattgccaataacacaaaaagttcaaatgaagtggatgtaagcaataacAGGCAACCgtatatggtcttcaacaatgagaaaacaatattcattttttgtacataaataaggccgttagttttcttctttgaatttttttacatagtcatttcggggctttttatagctgattatgcggtatgggctttgctcattgttgaaggccgtacggtgacctatagttgttaatttccgtgtcattttagtctcttgtggagaatgtctcattggcaatcatacaacattttcttttttatatcatacaaTGCATGGTAACGAATTATGGGAAATGATAGCATCTGTGATGTATCATGTATCTACATGAGGACTGGCACTTGGACTGGTGATATCTTCCGATACGAATTAACGTCCACCATCAGTGGTATGTATACACTCATCAAAGATAACAGGCTTATGGTTTACGGGAAATGAACGCATCAGTGATATTTCATGTCACCAGACGAGCGCTGAGTTTTGGCTGGTGATAATCTGTGGACTAATAAGCGTCCaacagcagtggtatcgaccggTGGTTGTAAAAACTCACAAGACGTGCATGGTTCATAAGTGGTACTGAAATTAAGACATAAGGAAGGCAAATTCTATAAAGAAGCTGATTAGATTCGCAATTCAATATTTGTATACTGCTATCTTCCAGATATTTAATTTGCTCTGCACTTTTTATAAGCAATTAAAGTTGAATgtatcttctttttatatcaatCTACAGTTCAATGTGCCTTGATTGTGCACATTTAAACTTTCATTAAATCAACGAGATCCGCGAAGTTCGTACCTGATACCTTAAAACAGAACTTATTTATTATTGCCAAAGTTCTCTTTTGACCTCTACATTTAGGTTTtccgctctttggtcgggttgctgtctctttgacacactcaggccccactggatgttaagcaaccaacattaatcaatcaatcttagGTGATCAGTTATGACGAAAAGTCTTcaaaaattataatgttttaaaagtaTCGACACAATTAAAGATTGGCAGCCCAattctatatacatatatattcaattttatttacagaacAAAACAATGGATGTAACTCTCTTTATTTCAGTGAATTCGAGATCCAGCTGTAACAAGATTGGACATATCTCCTTTGTTGCCTTCTACATCCACGGGAACAATAACAAAAGCAAAAGAGATCTGGTTTGGCGCCAGTCTTGTGGCATTGATTCGGAACACCTCTTGTTGTCCTGATGAGCGTGGCAAATGTAGTGAGCCAATCATTACAGCGGACTGTGGTGCACGTTTAATGGAATCCAATGATTGTCTGCTGCTGAATATCTCCTGGCTTGTATGTGCATACAGAATTTCGTAATGGTTCGCTGTCAACGagaattaaacatttgtttaacCTAATGCAAAATAGTAAGCATGTGCGGTTACATAATTGAAATCAATGTCAAGTTCTATTTTTCACCATTTTATTGATTCAAAGATATACATCCATGCATGAATTTGACTCCTCTAAATAAATTGTTACATTATTGTGTCCATGACGAAATGAGTGATGAAAACACAATACAATACCGGTagttgtagagagttgtctcattggaaatcgtaccacatcttctttttataatacATAATACTGTTACATACGAGTTTTAAAAACCTGCGAGACACTAAATAAATTTAGGTTCCCTTCTTCGTTAAAGTAAAGGCAAACAAAGGTCTATAAATACGGCACTTTTTCGACAGCTCTATCATACCTTATCACAGAAAAATGATTTAGTCATATTAACATGCAGCAGAGCCAACATAAAAAACTATACGAAGGTATGTATGACAAAAACAAcactaaaaaaaacatacattgaaAGGTTACGCGTCGCGAGCCAATAAGCAGTAAGACGAGAATCTTCAACACCTTTCGAATGACATAACGTCATTGAATGTGATGCTTCATAGTGGCATTTCGAAAGATTACTCCCCATCAGTGATGCTTGACATAAATTCTGTCGATACTTGTGTTTTGGCAAACCACAGGCTCATCTTTTTCTTTAACTGTTGATgccgtctttacactaaatcaagTGGATGTGTACTCATTGAAATTTTAGTCTTGGGGCTCAAATGGGTGACTGCCcgaagtcatgagcctgtaattcagtggccaggttgttgtttgttattttatgccatatttgctcgttaattgttttgtataatatGAAGGGTCGTTAGTTTCCTCGTTCGTTTTACATCAACATACCTCTTCCGTGGTCAAGATCATCGCCAGTAGCTGTAAATGTGATTGTAATTATATTGTTATCGGTCATGCCACGTGATTTCAAGTCGTGTATTCTAGCTGGAGGTATCATTGTTCTGTTCGTATTGGCATCTGGTATACTTATGTGCGGTGAAATCATAGTTACTCGACTTATACCGTGTTTCAAAGGAGTTTTGGTAGATTCGTACCTTTTCTCGGAATCTAAAAGTAAATATGTGTAAATAAGCAACATAATtaccagaaaaaaatgttatcCTTCTTACATCAATACAAAATGTGACTTCATTTGACATGCAATATACAAATAAACTGCATGCACATGCCCTGCATAAGGTTCATTCTCATGCTATAAtagttttttcatcatttttttggtAAATGTAAAATAGTACTTTTTGTGGTTGATATGTGCATTTTTTCGGTGATATATACCGCAGAACGTAGGTTTTATCCCTGCAGAACTTATCAAaccaaagacaaacaaaagtctgGCTGCTACTCCTCTAAACACCAGATATTAAGGAGTATGTCGTCAGTTGGTAGTCAGAATTATATGTCCGGTGACACGTCATCCTAAGTTATGTTTACTTATGAACCAACCTGTTTGTCTaataccccccaaaaaaaaccatatcACATCATCAAGTTTGATATTTACATATGTGGTATTTTCATATGGATGTTCAACCTTATAAGTTTACGACAGTGTACGACTAACTTTATCTAAACATGTTCAAGAACTTAGTAAGAATTTGTGTTGCTGTATACTAGTAATAACATTTTGACTCCACTATAAATCAAACAAGTAGTGTAAACGGAGGACATAAACCATGGTTATTGATGATTGCAATTTAAAATAAAGCTTGTGTTAGCTGACGCTATTGAAGGTATCTTGAACTAAATTCTAACTTAGCCCATTATATAAAGTAATTAGTGTCTTACTTATCTATGAATGTTATGGTGCTATTCATACATGgagcgagaaaaaaaatattgtctttcTTGATTCGGTTATGTGTATACTGTTTTTAGGTTATCAAAATTAGCTATAGGCTGTCTTGAAGTTTTCGTGTCTTATTGGTGTTTCATACGTACTAAACTAAGATCGTTATACATTTAGAAATGAAGTAATGAAAGAGTTTTACCGATCTCATCTTCATTGTACACAAGTGAATTATTCAGAATATGGCCATTTCCGAAGGGATCAGACACCTGTATTTTCAATCCATGAACATTCTGATGATAAGGTAGGAATCTGGAATAAATGCCATCTCCTGTCTGAATATCTGCACCTGTGGAATACAAAAAACTGATGAACATAGAACCTGGAATGAATACCATCTCCTGTCTGTATATCTGCACCTATGtaacattttttactttttttttttttatctatggtTGATAGTTGTCTGGCAATAATTTCTGTGCTTTTGCTGTATATATATTAAAGGCCTATATTTCTAGAAAAAAACAATCTTGTACCCGAGAAcagagaaaatataaaaaaaaaaacaatagtattAAGAAGCCacgagaaaactatccaccagagattTTTATGACATGGCTAATGTCAGATACAATAGATCACCGTACGACATACAATAATGAGCTAACGCGTAGCATATAGAAAgatataaatgacttttttttttaaaacattcacGTACGAGTTAGAATTGTGATGAGAATAATTCAATGCCCTGCAAGACGTCTGGAAGTGTGAATTTTGAAATGTTAtcaacctaaaaaaaaattgctaagcaacaatataaatatatagtaagCAGAACCGTTTGGACATACCAGAACCATTATCATACAAGTCTGTTTTATATTCTCTTTCATCTAATTGTGATATGGCTGTGACTTTCAGTCCTATAACAGGGTGGTGACCTTGTCTAACCTCTGCAAACACGGCTATTCTGTGGACATCTTGGTATGGTTGTTGTACAGCTTTGGCAGAGACGGTGATTGGTTGCTGATGGTTTGTGATATGCGAGTGTGCCGCCACGCTGATGTCGATATGTTGTCCCGTTGAATGCACTGTAGACACATTAATAGTCCATTTGCCTTTCTAGAATGAGTTTACATATTTTTCACTGATGGGTCATTATTCAGTAACTTAAAAAAAGTACATGGAGATAGATTCTACCAGTAAAACAGTTTTATTATGGTTAGTTTGATTTTTCGATAGATTTGCTAGGAAGGTACATACTTCCCTGATAATCAATACAGTCTTAGGTTGAACGAAATTATAACTTactataaaattatattaatacATGAAGGACCGGTTGATTACAGCCAAGTCAATAGAAatctggtggacagttgtctcattgaaaatctgaccacttcttatttttatacattttgatagACGTGTTAGGCATAGATAAAATTCGTACCTCCGGAGTGTCGACTGTGAAATGCAGGACTTTCAATTTGGTATCGACATCTATATCATTCCTCATTTTCCCGTTTGGGTCTTTTAGTTTTAACTGAGGTCCTGGATCCGTGTCATAGGATACACGAATTGACAAAATACCATTAAGATCTTCATCAACTATAAATGAATCATGAAAAATGCTGTCTTTTGTTAAGGACAAGTCTTGATGGTAAAGCTGGAATGATAAtatgattaaaacatttttatattcactGAATGCgaaaacttaaaatatatagTTCTCTAAAACAAACTCGATTTCGTCTGAATCACTTTCCTGGCATTTATGCATAACAGCGGATCACTCTGTTAGCCAAGAGACAATCTGAGTGGGAATTAGATGAAAtattgaagaagaagaaaaaacacacTTGTGGTGATtcaagtttgttttaaatttgccTTATTGCTTCAGAGAAGAATCTTTTTAAGTGTACTATAGATAAATTAGTTTAACAAGCACTAACATGCTATAAAggctatttttgattttttaagcgAATTTGTTATTTCGAGATTCTCTTAGGCTTAATTCAATTAACTGTTGTTTGTGGTAATTTCTAATGATTTGCAAGTAATATATGTACCAAGCCAAgagcattttttttaacaaactacCATTGGGTACATCAAGCAAAGTACTAGTTCTTGAATGAAATACTCCTACATTTAGCCTTATACTATTAAAATAACAATGCAATGCCTCAAACATGCAATAAAAAGAGGGCTTTTCGGAAAATCaagttttattttgtcatttctctatttttcatgatgttttttactatttcattttcataGCAATATCAACCATTCTTGGTGTAGCACATCTAATTCTTGAAAGCATTATTTATTGAAAGGTACGCAGTAAATGACGGTTCTGTATATGTAACGGTTTAGGAAATTAAGTCACTATTTGTATTCTTTGAAAGTTAGAGAAAAAATGTGTATAGCATCATATCATATTACATATTAGACTTTTATAAGTATCTGTACCATTTGATTGGTCGACCAATAACCATCATGTTTTATATTTCCCAATATATTACAAAATCCGTGATTGCAAATGAAAAGAGTCGCAATacttgtatttttaaattataattttctgtttaaactttacaatataatatttttataaacttcTTAGCCTTTTCGGGTCGTTAAGCGATGTCTGACACATTTTGATAGTATGGACTTCCGCGGTTTATTTTTAATGTACTCCTGCTATTAAGAAGAACATAATGTACTCCGAATATATACTTACATATACTGGTCCTTGTTCGTAATCGTGAATGAAATGTGTCAATTCATGTAAGGAAGTATATGGTTTGTTTGACCGTTCTGGACCTGACAACAGAAAACACAGAAACACTTGGTTGCATAATTAATAGTATATAGTGAACTAGGATGGCTATGATAAATGAATGATTAGTATAATAATCTTAGAAAATATAAGATTATTGAGATATGATATGTAATTGTATCCTCCAAAGAAACGCATACTTACAtccattttctacaaaataaatattagatTTCCTCAAATGGTTGTTGTTCATTGCAGTATTGTTACAAGTTATGACTATCAAGTGATCTGTACTTGATTCTGTATTTGAGGCCTATAATAAAGATACACACATATATAAACATGCATATTTCCAAATGAGGTATAAGTTTCACTCAAATGGTCGAAATAAACAAGCTAATGAAAGCTATAAATGTGAACGAGGAATCGAATtaatatatacattgttgtaCATGAAAATATTTTAGCCAATGATATTCATCCATAAAATGAAATAGGTGGTTAAAAGGTAATGAATTGGTTTTGAAGACAAAATTGATATATGGTATAACCCATTCTGatgttgttttttatatatagaatattgCACTGATAGAATACATAACTGGGCATAACCATTTGAACTGTACCTGAAAGCCCAAACATGACTTTACTTCCATCAGAATTGGGGGTAGTAGTACGAAAggtcctgcttttttttatatgtaaactcAATTTCTGCCATATTTTACGAAAAGGGTCTTTTGGTCAATCTTTCAGCTTGTATGAAATTTGGCTGAATGTACATAAATTCgatataatattgtttacattttaacacaTACACATGT is from Mytilus galloprovincialis chromosome 6, xbMytGall1.hap1.1, whole genome shotgun sequence and encodes:
- the LOC143080531 gene encoding calcium-activated chloride channel regulator 1-like, which gives rise to MYTTIFLFLLLLNCCDSLYRQSNIIFQSNGYSNVLLAIHDSVTDETILDKIKDAFTKASTTLHTATKKRAYFKEIVILVPNSWKDSPGITPAAAGQTLQYADIIVSAPLPTHRNFPYTRSYAACGHSGIHIQMLTDVFLHPSKPPVKLSPEKFIVHEWGTFRWGVFNEYPNPGENEFYYSTMFGRADPIRCSMGLLGRSMARFPNGTMSVSACNFVKGPLDPITGLVDQRCKYYPYPYHNRGFESMMDHQWIKEITHFCDDQTDYKHNKYGHNSEAPNMHNRLCGHRSTMTVIEGTEDFRNGLNQPQSISNLVPTFKIVKAARTKRATLYLDDDTLRSNQIADHVISMLPPNTRVLLRHPNQHTGHHLRRRAVKHGDKKIILSKGVNHNTLSALTTKASNTESSTDHLIVITCNNTAMNNNHLRKSNIYFVENGCPERSNKPYTSLHELTHFIHDYEQGPVYLYHQDLSLTKDSIFHDSFIVDEDLNGILSIRVSYDTDPGPQLKLKDPNGKMRNDIDVDTKLKVLHFTVDTPEKGKWTINVSTVHSTGQHIDISVAAHSHITNHQQPITVSAKAVQQPYQDVHRIAVFAEVRQGHHPVIGLKVTAISQLDEREYKTDLYDNGSGADIQTGDGIYSRFLPYHQNVHGLKIQVSDPFGNGHILNNSLVYNEDEIDSEKRYESTKTPLKHGISRVTMISPHISIPDANTNRTMIPPARIHDLKSRGMTDNNIITITFTATGDDLDHGRANHYEILYAHTSQEIFSSRQSLDSIKRAPQSAVMIGSLHLPRSSGQQEVFRINATRLAPNQISFAFVIVPVDVEGNKGDMSNLVTAGSRIH